In Arthrobacter citreus, a genomic segment contains:
- the thiM gene encoding hydroxyethylthiazole kinase produces the protein MTIRLTPLTVSTLLDRVRTEPPLVQCLTNAVVTNFTANVLLALGAAPAMTDIPGEAGPFARAASGVLINLGTPHEEQRRAMLEAAEAANDAGTPWVLDPVAVGSLPVRTALAAELLALRPTAIRGNASEIIALAGLGTGGRGVDATDDPEAALPAALLLAEKHGSVVAVSGPTDLITDGVQTLRISNGDALLTRVTGGGCALGAVTAAFLAVADDGGALAAVAAATAVYTVAAEPAAQASSGPGSFAAGFLDALASLTGQDLEQRLVTA, from the coding sequence ATGACTATTCGCCTGACACCGTTAACTGTTTCCACCCTCCTGGACCGCGTGCGCACCGAGCCGCCGCTGGTGCAGTGCCTGACCAATGCCGTGGTCACCAACTTCACCGCCAACGTGCTGCTGGCGCTGGGCGCGGCGCCGGCCATGACCGACATCCCGGGGGAGGCCGGACCGTTTGCCCGGGCTGCCTCCGGCGTGCTGATCAACTTGGGCACCCCGCACGAGGAACAGCGCCGGGCCATGCTGGAGGCAGCCGAAGCCGCCAATGACGCCGGAACCCCCTGGGTCCTGGATCCGGTGGCCGTGGGCAGCCTGCCCGTGCGCACCGCCCTGGCCGCGGAACTGCTGGCCCTGCGGCCAACGGCCATCCGCGGGAACGCGTCGGAGATCATCGCCCTCGCCGGTCTGGGGACCGGCGGCCGCGGCGTCGACGCGACCGATGACCCGGAAGCAGCTCTGCCCGCAGCGCTCCTGCTCGCGGAGAAGCATGGCTCCGTGGTGGCCGTGTCCGGACCGACAGACCTGATCACGGACGGGGTCCAGACCCTCCGGATCAGCAACGGGGATGCGCTCCTGACACGGGTTACCGGCGGCGGGTGTGCGCTGGGTGCGGTCACCGCGGCCTTCCTCGCAGTGGCCGACGACGGCGGCGCGCTGGCCGCCGTGGCAGCGGCAACAGCGGTTTACACGGTGGCCGCTGAACCTGCCGCGCAGGCATCCTCCGGGCCGGGCAGCTTCGCCGCCGGATTCCTCGATGCCCTTGCCTCCCTGACCGGGCAGGACCTGGAGCAGCGGCTGGTGACCGCGTGA